A window of Pedobacter lusitanus contains these coding sequences:
- a CDS encoding OmpA family protein → MITSKFKIATFSIALSLSAMAFQGCDSLTKTQKGAGIGAAAGGVLGAIIGKKAGNTAIGAIIGGAIGGTAGGFIGKRMDKQAAEIQNAIPNAEVVREGEGIIVKFDSGILFDFDSANLKAQAKENVKSLSGSLEKYPDTEIKVIGHTDSRGTETYNMSLSERRAAAVKAYAVSQGVPSSRLTTVGKGFSEPIADNATDAGRAANRRVEIVIVANDQLKKQAQQANN, encoded by the coding sequence ATGATTACTTCGAAATTCAAAATAGCTACATTCAGTATTGCATTATCGTTAAGCGCAATGGCTTTTCAGGGCTGCGACAGTTTAACTAAAACACAAAAGGGTGCTGGTATCGGTGCTGCAGCAGGTGGTGTATTAGGTGCTATTATCGGAAAAAAAGCTGGTAATACTGCTATTGGAGCAATTATAGGTGGTGCTATTGGTGGTACTGCTGGTGGATTCATCGGAAAACGTATGGATAAACAGGCTGCTGAAATTCAGAATGCTATTCCAAATGCAGAGGTAGTACGTGAAGGTGAAGGTATCATCGTGAAATTTGATAGCGGAATCTTATTTGATTTTGACAGTGCAAACTTAAAAGCACAAGCTAAAGAAAATGTAAAATCATTATCCGGATCTCTTGAAAAATATCCTGATACTGAAATCAAGGTTATCGGTCATACTGACAGCAGAGGTACTGAAACTTATAACATGAGTCTTTCTGAAAGAAGAGCAGCAGCTGTTAAAGCTTATGCAGTTTCTCAGGGCGTACCATCATCACGTTTAACTACTGTAGGTAAAGGTTTCTCTGAGCCAATTGCTGATAATGCAACTGACGCAGGAAGAGCTGCTAACCGCAGAGTTGAAATTGTTATCGTAGCAAATGATCAATTGAAAAAACAAGCTCAGCAAGCTAACAACTAA
- a CDS encoding Gfo/Idh/MocA family oxidoreductase, with the protein MTKVITTGLMAYGMSGKIFHGPFLTSHQGFKLHAVTERNQKNAEKDFPGIISYDSIEELLNDKSLELIVINTPNNTHYEYAKLALNAGKHILVEKPFTANLAEAAEIFKLAESLDKKVFVYQNRRWDSDFVAVKNIINSDKLGKLSEVHLRFDRYKAGIGVKSFKEEPIAASGLQYDLGPHLVDQAISLFGQPDSFHKILGRNRENTKVDDFFSIHLSYPDSLNVFVHSNMMVTDIQPAFVLHGRNGSLIKERADVQEEQLLKGIKPNEPGFGIEAKGKEGKLTLINANGDRTSQLIASEPASYMALFEAVYQSLVNQQPFPVLQQQILKQIAILEA; encoded by the coding sequence ATGACTAAAGTAATCACAACGGGCCTGATGGCTTATGGTATGTCCGGCAAGATCTTTCACGGACCTTTTCTAACTTCACATCAAGGATTTAAACTTCATGCTGTAACTGAACGTAATCAAAAAAATGCGGAAAAGGATTTCCCGGGGATTATCAGTTATGACAGTATTGAAGAGTTACTAAATGATAAAAGTTTGGAGTTGATTGTTATCAATACTCCAAACAATACACATTACGAATATGCAAAGCTGGCACTGAATGCGGGCAAACATATTTTGGTAGAAAAACCGTTTACCGCAAATCTGGCAGAAGCAGCGGAAATATTTAAACTGGCAGAAAGTCTGGATAAAAAGGTATTTGTCTATCAAAACCGCAGATGGGATAGTGACTTCGTCGCAGTAAAAAATATAATTAATAGTGATAAGCTGGGTAAACTGTCAGAAGTTCATCTGCGCTTTGACAGATATAAAGCTGGTATTGGTGTAAAAAGCTTTAAGGAAGAGCCGATAGCCGCCAGTGGTTTACAGTACGATTTAGGCCCGCATCTGGTGGACCAGGCAATCAGCCTGTTCGGACAGCCTGATTCATTTCATAAAATATTAGGCAGAAACAGAGAAAACACAAAAGTTGATGACTTCTTCTCTATCCATCTGAGCTATCCTGACAGCTTAAATGTATTTGTACATTCCAACATGATGGTGACTGACATACAGCCTGCTTTTGTATTGCATGGCAGAAACGGCTCGCTTATTAAAGAGAGAGCGGATGTACAGGAAGAACAGTTACTGAAAGGGATTAAACCGAATGAACCGGGCTTTGGTATTGAGGCAAAAGGTAAAGAAGGGAAACTGACCCTGATCAATGCAAACGGGGATAGAACAAGCCAGCTGATAGCTTCTGAACCAGCCAGTTATATGGCTCTTTTTGAAGCGGTATATCAGTCTCTGGTAAACCAGCAACCCTTCCCGGTACTACAGCAGCAAATATTAAAGCAGATAGCAATCCTGGAAGCCTGA
- a CDS encoding zinc-dependent peptidase — MTTYLILLAAFLIALYFIFRNKKSKQLPENIIGEAERQLLLSHVAYYKNLDAANRTKFEQMLEDFLSDVRIEGIDLTPDRTDRLLIASSAVIPVFGFGQWKYKNLHAVILYPDTFNKDFQFEGGDRNILGMVGTGYMNGQMILSRSALLEGFSISADKENTAIHEFVHLLDKSDGATDGIPENLMPHQYIIPWVKMIHQEINQIEAGKSDINPYAVTNEAEFFAVVSEYFFEKPAQFKDKHPELYQILSTTFSQDPVTR, encoded by the coding sequence ATGACAACCTACCTGATCTTACTCGCCGCATTTCTGATCGCTCTGTATTTTATATTCAGAAACAAAAAATCTAAACAGCTCCCTGAAAACATCATCGGTGAAGCTGAAAGGCAGCTACTGCTTAGTCATGTGGCTTATTATAAAAACCTCGATGCTGCAAACAGAACAAAATTTGAGCAAATGCTCGAAGACTTTTTAAGTGATGTACGCATTGAAGGTATTGATCTGACACCTGACAGGACTGATCGTTTATTAATTGCATCCAGCGCCGTTATTCCGGTCTTTGGATTTGGACAGTGGAAATATAAAAATCTGCATGCAGTGATCCTGTATCCTGACACTTTCAACAAAGATTTTCAATTTGAGGGCGGTGACCGCAACATTCTTGGAATGGTAGGTACCGGGTATATGAACGGCCAGATGATTTTATCACGTTCTGCCCTGCTGGAAGGATTTTCTATCAGTGCAGACAAAGAAAATACAGCCATTCATGAATTTGTGCATCTGCTGGATAAATCTGACGGGGCAACTGATGGTATTCCTGAAAATCTGATGCCGCATCAGTATATTATTCCCTGGGTAAAAATGATTCATCAGGAAATCAATCAGATTGAGGCCGGAAAGTCTGATATCAATCCTTATGCTGTTACCAATGAGGCTGAATTCTTTGCTGTAGTTTCAGAATATTTCTTTGAGAAACCTGCTCAGTTCAAAGACAAACATCCCGAGCTTTATCAAATATTATCCACTACGTTTTCACAGGATCCGGTAACCAGATAA
- a CDS encoding alpha/beta fold hydrolase, giving the protein MFKKLLLPALLLFSISLSASAQQTDTLSVTLENVKYAYPVKYFPIRTEGQDIRMAYMDVAPVQNANGRTVVLFHGKNFGGYYWTNVIKALTSRGFRVIVPDQIGFGKSSKPYIHYSFHQLARWNKALLDTLGIQKASILGHSMGGMLATRFALMYPQATEKLLLENPIGLEDYRAFVPYVTTEDQYKTELKSTAESIKKYYQSSYFTVWKPEYDELVSIASGVTLSSDYPRWAKVAAMTFTMIYEQPVVYEFQNITVPTILFIGKEDKTIVGKGLLSPQEQALHGQYKILGKQIAARIPGAKLIEFDGSGHIPHLEIPTEFTVALLGGL; this is encoded by the coding sequence ATGTTCAAAAAACTACTTCTACCCGCTCTTCTATTATTTAGTATTTCCCTGTCGGCTTCCGCACAACAAACAGATACACTGTCTGTTACTTTAGAAAATGTCAAATATGCTTATCCCGTAAAATATTTCCCCATCCGTACAGAAGGACAGGATATACGTATGGCCTACATGGATGTTGCCCCGGTACAAAATGCAAATGGGAGAACTGTAGTTTTGTTTCATGGTAAAAACTTTGGCGGATACTACTGGACTAATGTGATCAAAGCATTAACCAGCAGAGGATTCAGGGTAATTGTGCCTGATCAGATCGGGTTTGGGAAATCGTCAAAACCTTATATTCATTACAGTTTTCATCAGCTGGCCCGCTGGAATAAAGCTTTGTTGGATACCCTGGGTATTCAGAAGGCAAGCATTCTGGGACATTCAATGGGAGGCATGCTGGCTACGAGATTCGCTTTAATGTACCCTCAGGCTACTGAAAAGTTATTACTGGAAAACCCTATCGGACTGGAAGATTACCGTGCATTTGTGCCCTATGTCACTACAGAAGATCAATATAAAACAGAACTTAAATCAACAGCAGAAAGCATAAAGAAATACTATCAAAGCTCTTATTTTACTGTTTGGAAACCAGAATATGATGAATTGGTAAGCATTGCTTCCGGAGTAACACTGAGTTCCGATTACCCACGATGGGCTAAGGTTGCTGCAATGACTTTTACTATGATTTACGAACAACCTGTTGTTTATGAATTTCAGAATATCACAGTTCCAACGATTCTCTTTATTGGTAAGGAAGATAAAACTATCGTCGGAAAGGGATTGTTAAGCCCGCAGGAGCAGGCGCTTCATGGTCAGTACAAAATATTGGGGAAGCAGATTGCGGCGAGAATACCGGGTGCCAAGCTGATAGAATTTGATGGTAGCGGACACATTCCGCATTTGGAAATACCTACCGAATTTACCGTAGCCCTGTTGGGTGGTTTATAG
- a CDS encoding TonB-dependent receptor: protein MKKIHLYLVVLLTVFTFTGAFAADLAEIKGRIIDAQTKTPLPGASITIPDLRTSAITNQNGEFIFKNIPARGRFLVQVSYIGYRTITQSIDLSNVGKLEFALEPSVIEGREVVITGSASSSDNRKNSTSVSTVSKADLLYRPSTNLMDAISRVPGVSQITTGPAISKPVIRGLSYNRVVTLNDGVKQQGQQWGDEHGIEIDQYSADRVEVLRGPASLMYGSDALGGVINILDGLPAPDGTLRGEFLTNYATNNGLTGSSLMLQGNENGFIYKVRGSYKNAYSYKTPTEYVPNSGFNETNFEGQIGLNKKWGYAHLDASSFRTNIGFYEPKRNEAGQLVGEDDQPFTDAQNKDRTLAYPKQDVRHYKIALNSNILLGDGSLKTTLGYQHNLRRELGTAGEGPDLFLNSYTYSYDLKYSFKEINGWAPVVGVSGEYIHSLNTTGKEQLIPDFDTQAFGGFAFVKKTWDDDTFNAGIRFDYRKMTGKEFHGDSDYPAFSNKFSHVTGALGYTHEFNEAFSFKANAGSAFRAPNIAELASNGVHEGVFRYEVGNPNLKPEQSYQFDASFDYENQYISASLGGFANFINHYIYYNTDGTTKKVDDRDFPVYNFVQNNAFLRGIEASLTLHPVSFIHFENGFSYTRATNRTTKQSLPFIPAATLHNELRFEPTIAGTSHSYVSVGIDNYFKQTKIDSFETSTSGYTLLNASVGTTLKLSKNQDITVYIAGKNLLNKAYYDHLSRFKPGRLSDEDPTLGIYNMGRNITFGVNIPFTLKK, encoded by the coding sequence ATGAAAAAGATACATCTATATTTAGTTGTACTGTTAACTGTCTTTACTTTTACCGGCGCATTTGCTGCTGATCTGGCAGAAATCAAAGGTAGAATTATTGATGCTCAGACTAAAACACCATTACCGGGTGCTTCAATCACTATTCCTGATTTGCGCACATCAGCTATTACTAACCAAAATGGAGAATTCATCTTCAAAAATATACCGGCACGTGGCCGTTTTCTTGTTCAGGTAAGCTATATTGGCTATAGAACAATTACCCAGTCGATAGATCTTTCGAATGTTGGAAAACTGGAATTTGCTTTAGAGCCAAGTGTGATTGAAGGACGGGAAGTGGTGATTACCGGCTCAGCTTCAAGCTCAGATAACCGTAAAAACAGTACTTCAGTATCTACTGTCAGCAAGGCTGATTTATTATACCGTCCGTCTACAAATCTGATGGATGCTATTTCAAGGGTGCCGGGCGTTTCGCAGATTACTACCGGCCCTGCAATTTCCAAACCAGTTATCCGTGGTTTAAGCTATAACCGTGTTGTGACACTAAACGATGGAGTAAAACAACAGGGACAGCAATGGGGTGATGAACACGGAATTGAAATCGATCAGTACAGTGCAGACCGCGTAGAGGTATTAAGAGGCCCTGCCAGTTTAATGTATGGTTCAGACGCACTCGGTGGAGTAATTAATATTCTGGATGGATTACCGGCACCGGACGGAACTTTAAGAGGTGAATTCCTGACTAATTATGCGACCAATAATGGTCTTACAGGAAGTTCATTAATGTTACAGGGTAACGAAAATGGCTTTATTTATAAAGTACGTGGTTCTTATAAAAATGCCTATTCTTATAAAACACCAACAGAATACGTACCTAATTCAGGATTCAATGAGACAAATTTTGAAGGACAGATTGGGCTGAACAAGAAATGGGGATATGCACATTTAGACGCGTCAAGTTTCCGTACAAATATTGGTTTTTACGAACCGAAAAGAAATGAAGCAGGTCAGCTGGTAGGAGAAGACGATCAGCCATTCACAGATGCCCAGAATAAAGACAGAACGCTGGCTTATCCGAAACAGGACGTCCGTCACTATAAGATTGCTTTAAACAGTAATATCCTTTTAGGAGACGGAAGTTTAAAAACTACTTTAGGTTATCAGCATAATTTGCGCAGAGAACTGGGGACAGCAGGAGAAGGTCCGGATTTGTTTCTGAACAGTTATACCTACAGTTATGATTTGAAATACTCCTTCAAAGAAATCAACGGCTGGGCACCGGTCGTAGGTGTTTCAGGGGAATATATCCATAGTTTAAATACTACAGGGAAAGAACAGCTGATTCCTGATTTTGATACTCAGGCTTTTGGTGGTTTTGCATTTGTTAAAAAGACATGGGATGATGATACTTTTAACGCAGGTATTCGTTTTGACTACAGAAAAATGACGGGCAAAGAGTTTCATGGTGATTCAGACTATCCTGCATTCAGCAATAAGTTTTCACATGTGACCGGAGCATTAGGCTACACCCATGAATTTAATGAGGCTTTTAGTTTTAAAGCGAATGCCGGAAGTGCTTTCAGAGCACCAAATATTGCTGAACTGGCATCAAACGGTGTGCATGAAGGTGTATTCCGTTATGAGGTAGGTAACCCGAATCTTAAACCAGAGCAGAGTTATCAGTTTGATGCTTCCTTTGATTATGAAAATCAATATATAAGTGCAAGTCTGGGTGGTTTTGCCAATTTTATTAATCATTATATCTATTACAATACCGACGGGACAACCAAAAAGGTAGATGACAGAGATTTTCCGGTATATAACTTTGTACAGAACAATGCCTTTTTACGTGGAATAGAAGCCTCTTTAACTTTACACCCGGTTAGTTTCATCCATTTTGAAAATGGATTCTCTTATACCAGGGCAACTAATCGCACGACTAAACAATCATTACCATTTATTCCTGCAGCAACTTTACATAATGAATTACGTTTTGAGCCAACTATCGCCGGAACCTCACATTCTTATGTTTCAGTAGGTATTGATAATTATTTCAAGCAAACTAAAATCGATAGTTTTGAGACCTCAACTTCAGGTTATACTTTGTTGAACGCATCGGTTGGAACAACACTGAAGTTAAGCAAGAATCAGGATATCACAGTTTATATAGCTGGAAAAAACCTGTTGAACAAAGCTTATTATGATCATTTAAGCCGTTTTAAACCAGGAAGATTAAGCGATGAAGATCCTACACTGGGTATCTATAACATGGGGCGTAATATCACCTTTGGTGTGAATATCCCATTTACTTTAAAAAAATAA
- a CDS encoding TetR family transcriptional regulator C-terminal domain-containing protein: MATSQQIRTAYIDYVLTQDEKPKSVYSFVKKLKISEAEFYEFYGSFESIEKMVWADLTVETIDAIQQQEVWAQYSSRDRMLSFFYSYVELLKKHRSFIVYSLKSHKDRFATPQVLSGVKPIFENFADELINEGLESGELADRKLFSKRYKDALWVQFAFILNFWVNDDSTEFEKTDEAIEKGINVTFDLFQRSPIDNLLEYGKFLSRNGKFAETRSR, from the coding sequence ATGGCAACGTCTCAACAAATCAGAACTGCTTACATCGACTATGTCTTAACGCAGGACGAAAAACCTAAATCTGTTTATAGTTTTGTTAAAAAACTGAAGATATCAGAAGCTGAGTTTTATGAATTCTATGGTTCTTTTGAAAGTATTGAAAAAATGGTATGGGCAGACCTCACTGTCGAAACTATTGATGCAATTCAACAGCAGGAAGTCTGGGCACAGTATTCATCCAGGGACAGAATGCTTTCGTTTTTCTACAGTTATGTGGAATTACTAAAAAAACACAGAAGCTTTATCGTCTATAGCCTTAAAAGCCACAAAGACAGATTTGCTACTCCTCAGGTCCTGTCAGGAGTAAAACCAATTTTTGAAAACTTTGCAGATGAACTGATTAATGAGGGTCTGGAAAGTGGTGAACTCGCAGACCGCAAACTCTTCAGCAAAAGATACAAGGATGCTCTTTGGGTTCAGTTTGCCTTTATCCTGAATTTCTGGGTTAATGATGACAGTACTGAGTTTGAAAAAACCGACGAAGCCATTGAAAAAGGAATCAATGTGACCTTCGACTTATTCCAGCGTTCTCCTATTGACAATCTTTTAGAATACGGTAAATTCTTATCCAGAAATGGGAAATTTGCTGAAACCAGAAGCAGATAA
- a CDS encoding ABC1 kinase family protein gives MGNLLKPEADNDMAEQNSIPVTKTERSAKFVKTGFQIGGNYIKHYSKKLFNPQLGRDELNEDNATDIYKSLSELKGSALKIAQMLSMDKNILPKSYVDKFTQSQYNAPPLSGPLIVRTFTKNFGKTPEVIYDKFNLVSTNAASIGQVHEAELNGKKLAVKIQYPGVGDSISSDLKLVKPFAFRLLGMSEKELNIYIREVEERLLEETDYELEVRRSIEITLACKNLKNVVFPAYYPDLSGKRIITMDWIDGLHLKEFLQTNPSQELRNKIGQALWDFYNFQQHELRAVHADPHPGNFMITPDEKLGVIDFGCIKEMPDDFYVPFFSLISSDIINDKKKTIEAFRKLEMIHPGDDAAQIEFYYKAYLEMIQLFAKPYTSKTFDFSQPEFFAQLYAYGEKITKMPEFKQARGVKHFIYINRTNFGLYTILQELKAVVKTDTYNPHI, from the coding sequence ATGGGAAATTTGCTGAAACCAGAAGCAGATAATGACATGGCCGAACAGAACAGTATACCCGTAACCAAAACTGAACGCTCTGCTAAATTTGTAAAAACAGGCTTTCAGATTGGAGGAAATTACATTAAGCACTATTCTAAAAAGCTATTTAATCCGCAGCTGGGCAGGGATGAACTGAATGAGGATAATGCTACCGATATTTATAAATCACTAAGTGAATTGAAGGGCAGTGCGCTGAAGATCGCACAAATGCTCAGTATGGATAAAAACATACTTCCCAAATCATATGTGGACAAATTCACGCAATCACAATATAATGCACCTCCGCTATCAGGCCCGTTGATTGTAAGGACATTTACCAAAAATTTCGGTAAGACACCGGAGGTTATCTATGATAAATTCAACCTGGTTTCTACTAATGCAGCTTCTATAGGCCAGGTGCATGAGGCTGAACTGAATGGAAAAAAGCTGGCCGTGAAAATCCAGTATCCCGGAGTCGGAGACAGTATTTCTTCGGATTTGAAATTAGTAAAACCTTTTGCTTTCCGTCTATTGGGGATGAGCGAGAAGGAGCTTAATATCTACATCAGGGAGGTAGAGGAAAGATTATTGGAAGAAACCGATTATGAACTGGAGGTTCGCCGTTCTATTGAGATTACCCTGGCTTGCAAAAACCTGAAGAATGTGGTCTTTCCTGCTTACTATCCCGATCTTTCGGGCAAGCGGATTATTACGATGGACTGGATAGATGGTCTCCATTTAAAGGAGTTTCTTCAGACTAATCCATCACAGGAACTCAGAAATAAAATCGGGCAGGCACTTTGGGATTTTTACAATTTCCAGCAACATGAACTCAGAGCGGTACATGCAGATCCACATCCTGGTAATTTCATGATCACACCGGATGAAAAATTGGGAGTGATAGATTTTGGCTGTATCAAAGAAATGCCGGATGATTTCTATGTGCCCTTCTTTTCGCTGATTTCCTCAGATATTATTAATGATAAAAAGAAAACGATTGAGGCTTTCAGGAAACTGGAAATGATACATCCGGGTGATGATGCTGCACAGATCGAATTTTATTATAAGGCATATCTTGAAATGATACAATTATTTGCCAAACCTTATACGAGTAAAACATTTGACTTCAGCCAGCCGGAGTTCTTTGCTCAATTGTATGCTTATGGTGAAAAGATCACTAAAATGCCGGAGTTTAAACAGGCAAGAGGTGTAAAACACTTTATTTATATCAACCGTACAAATTTTGGTTTATACACTATTTTACAGGAGCTAAAAGCAGTGGTGAAAACGGATACCTATAATCCGCATATTTAA
- a CDS encoding nuclear transport factor 2 family protein, with the protein MKTNEELIHHFYTSFKNKDFKAMQECYADHATFNDAAFRNLNTAQVRCMWEMLIKSGKDMRVEYNHVKADEQTGSAEWVAHYTFSATGKKVVNSIKASFRFENGKIVQHEDNFSFYNWSRQALGLPGLLLGWTDFLKNKIRKRAAENLRLYMAAHS; encoded by the coding sequence ATGAAAACCAACGAAGAACTGATTCATCATTTCTATACCTCTTTTAAAAATAAAGACTTTAAGGCTATGCAGGAATGTTATGCTGATCACGCAACTTTCAATGACGCTGCATTTAGAAATCTAAACACTGCACAGGTACGTTGCATGTGGGAAATGCTGATTAAAAGTGGAAAAGATATGCGTGTGGAATACAATCACGTTAAAGCGGATGAACAAACCGGCTCTGCAGAATGGGTTGCACATTATACTTTTTCTGCAACTGGAAAAAAGGTCGTTAACAGTATCAAAGCATCGTTCAGGTTTGAAAACGGGAAAATTGTACAACATGAAGATAATTTCAGCTTCTATAACTGGTCAAGACAGGCTTTGGGATTACCCGGATTACTGTTAGGCTGGACTGATTTCCTGAAGAACAAGATACGTAAACGGGC